The proteins below come from a single Balaenoptera musculus isolate JJ_BM4_2016_0621 chromosome 1, mBalMus1.pri.v3, whole genome shotgun sequence genomic window:
- the RBM15 gene encoding RNA-binding protein 15 produces the protein MKTAGRDPLPRRSPRWRRAVPLCETSAGRRVNQFRGEDLRRPATMKGKERSPVKPKRSRGGEDSTSRGERSKKLGGSGGSNGSSSGKTDGGGGSRRSLHLDKSSSRGGSREYDTGGGSSSSRLHSYSSPSTKNSSGGGESRSSSRGGGGESRSSGAASSAPGGGDGGEYKTLKISELGSQLSDEAVEDGLFHEFKRFGDVSVKISHLSGSGSGDERVAFVNFRRPEDARAAKHARGRLVLYDRPLKIEAVYVSRRRSRSPLDKDSYPPSASVVGSSVGGHRHPPGGGGGGQRSLSPGGAALGYRDYRLQQLALGRLPPPPPPPLPRDLERERDYSFYERVRPAYSLEPRVGAGAGAAPFREVDEISPEDDQRANRTLFLGNLDITVTESDLRRAFDRFGVITEVDIKRPSRGQTSTYGFLKFENLDMSHRAKLAMSGKIIIRNPIKIGYGKATPTTRLWVGGLGPWVPLAALAREFDRFGTIRTIDYRKGDSWAYIQYESLDAAHAAWTHMRGFPLGGPDRRLRVDFADTEHRYQQQYLQPLPLTHYELVTDAFGHRAPDPLRGARDRTPPLLYRDRDRDLYPDSDWVPPPPPVRERSTRTAATAVPAYEPLDSLDRRRDGWSLDRDRGDRDLPSSRDQPRKRRLPEESGGRHLDRSPESDRPRKRHCAPSPDRSPELSSSRDRYNSDNDRSSRLLLERPSPIRDRRGSLEKSQGDKRDRKNSASAERDRKHRTAASTEGKSPLKKEDRSDGSAPSTSTASSKLKSPSQKQDGGTAPAAAASPKLCLAWQGMLLLKNSNFPSNMHLLQGDLQVASSLLVEGSTGGKVAQLKITQRLRLDQPKLDEVTRRIKVAGPNGYAILLAVPGSSDSRSSSSSATSDTATSTQRPLRNLVSYLKQKQAAGVISLPVGGNKDKENTGVLHAFPPCEFSQQFLDSPAKALAKSEEDYLVMIIVRAKLVNNG, from the exons ATGAAGACTGCGGGGCGGGACCCTCTGCCGCGGCGGAGTCCAAGATGGCGGCGTGCGGTTCCGCTGTGTGAAACGAGCGCGGGGCGGCGGGTTAATCAGTTCCGCGGAGAAGACCTCCGACGACCCGCTACAATGAAGGGAAAAGAGCGCTCCCCAGTCAAGCCGAAACGCTCCCGTGGTGGTGAGGACTCGACTTCCCGCGGGGAGCGGAGCAAGAAGTTAGGGGGCTCTGGTGGCAGCAATGGGAGCAGCAGCGGAAAGACCGACGGCGGCGGCGGGTCGCGGCGCAGCCTTCATCTGGACAAGTCTAGCAGCCGAGGTGGTAGCCGAGAGTACGACACCGGTGGGGGCAGCTCCAGTAGCCGCTTGCATAGTTACAGCTCCCCAAGCACCAAAAATTCCTCGGGCGGGGGCGAGTCGCGCAGCAGCTCCCGGGGTGGAGGCGGGGAGTCACGTTCCTCTGGGGCCGCCTCTTCAGCTCCTGGCGGCGGGGACGGCGGGGAATACAAGACATTGAAGATAAGCGAGTTGGGGTCTCAGCTGAGTGACGAAGCGGTGGAGGACGGACTGTTTCACGAGTTCAAACGCTTCGGTGATGTAAGTGTCAAAATCAGTCATCTCTCGGGTTCTGGCAGCGGGGATGAGCGAGTAGCCTTTGTGAACTTCCGGCGGCCAGAGGACGCGCGGGCGGCCAAGCATGCCAGAGGGCGTCTAGTGCTCTATGACCGGCCCCTGAAGATAGAAGCTGTGTATGTGAGCCGGCGCCGCAGCCGCTCCCCTTTAGACAAAGATTCTTATCCTCCATCAGCCAGTGTTGTCGGGTCCTCTGTAGGTGGTCACCGGCACCCCCCTGGGGGAGGTGGTGGAGGCCAGAGATCACtttcccctggtggcgcagcctTGGGATACAGAGACTACCGGTTGCAGCAGTTGGCTCTTGGCCGCCTGCCCCCTCCACCTCCGCCACCATTGCCCCGAGACCTGGAGAGAGAGCGAGACTACTCGTTCTATGAGAGAGTACGCCCAGCCTACAGTCTTGAGCCAAGGGTGGGAGCTGGAGCAGGTGCTGCTCCTTTCAGAGAAGTGGATGAGATCTCACCCGAGGATGATCAGCGCGCTAACCGGACGCTTTTCTTGGGCAACCTAGACATCACTGTGACAGAGAGTGATCTAAGAAGGGCTTTTGACCGTTTCGGAGTCATCACAGAAGTAGATATCAAGAGGCCTTCTCGGGGCCAGACCAGTACCTATGGCTTTCTCAAATTTGAGAACCTAGACATGTCTCACCGGGCCAAACTAGCAATGTCTGGCAAAATTATAATTCGGAATCCTATCAAAATTGGTTATGGCAAAGCTACACCCACCACCCGCCTCTGGGTAGGTGGCCTGGGTCCTTGGGTGCCTCTTGCTGCCCTGGCACGGGAGTTTGACCGATTTGGCACCATACGCACCATTGACTACCGCAAAGGGGATAGTTGGGCGTATATCCAGTACGAAAGCCTGGATGCGGCTCATGCTGCCTGGACCCATATGCGGGGCTTCCCCCTTGGTGGCCCAGATCGTCGCCTTAGAGTAGACTTTGCAGACACAGAACATCGTTACCAGCAGCAATATCTGCAGCCTCTGCCCTTAACTCATTATGAACTGGTGACAGATGCTTTTGGACACCGGGCACCTGACCCTTTGAGGGGTGCTCGGGACAGGACACCACCGTTACTATACAGAGATCGTGATAGGGACCTTTATCCTGACTCCGATTGGgtgccacccccgcccccagttcGTGAACGCAGCACTCGGACTGCAGCTACTGCTGTGCCTGCTTATGAGCCACTGGATAGCCTGGATCGCAGGCGGGATGGCTGGTCCTTGGACCGGGACAGAGGTGATCGAGATCTGCCCAGCAGCAGAGACCAACCTAGGAAGCGAAGGCTGCCTGAGGAGAGCGGGGGACGGCATCTGGATAGGTCCCCGGAGAGTGACCGACCACGAAAACGTCATTGCGCACCTTCTCCTGACCGCAGTCCAGAATTGAGCAGTAGCCGGGATCGCTACAACAGTGACAATGATCGATCTTCCCGTCTTCTCTTGGAAAGGCCGTCTCCAATCAGAGACCGACGAGGTAGTTTGGAGAAGAGCCAGGGTGACAAGCGAGACCGTAAAAACTCTGCATCAGCTGAACGGGATAGGAAGCACCGGACAGCTGCTTCCACTGAGGGAAAAAGCCCTCTGAAAAAAGAAGACCGGTCTGATGGGAGTGCACCCAGCACCAGCACTGCTTCATCGAAGCTGAAGTCCCCTTCCCAGAAACAGGATGGTGGGACAGCCCCTGCAGCAGCAGCCTCTCCCAAACTCTGTTTGGCCTGGCAGGGCATGCTTCTGTTGAAGAACAGCAACTTTCCTTCCAACATGCATCTGTTGCAGGGCGACCTCCAGGTGGCTAGTAGTCTTCTTGTGGAGGGCTCAACTGGAGGCAAAGTGGCCCAGCTCAAGATCACTCAGCGTCTTCGTTTGGACCAGCCCAAGTTGGATGAAGTAACTCGACGCATCAAAGTGGCAGGGCCCAATGGTTATGCTATTCTTCTGGCTGTGCCTGGAAGTTCTGATAGCAGGTCCTCCTCTTCCTCGGCCACCTCAGACACTGCCACCTCTACTCAGAGGCCACTTAGGAACCTCGTGTCCTATTTAAAGCAAAAGCAGGCCGCTGGGGTGATCAGCCTCCCTGTGGGGGGCAACAAAGACAAGGAAAACACCGGAGTCCTTCATGCCTTCCCACCCTGTGAGTTCTCCCAGCAGTTCCTGGATTCCCCTGCCAAGGCACTGGCCAAATCTGAAGAAGATTACCTGGTCATGATCATTGTCCGTG cAAAACTGGTGAACAACGGATGA